TCGGGGTGGCCACCACCACATGGCGGCCCGCCCGGATATGATCCGTTGCTTCAGCCTGATGATCGAAAAGCCGATCGATCCCGAGCAGGCCAAGGGCATTGTTAATGGCCGCAGGCCAGGGACGGCGCGGCTCCCTGAAGCTCGCTTCAGCGCCTTCGATGGTCCGGTAATGGGCGATCTGGTGGGCCATGCGTTCGGAATCGAGCATGGCGGTAACGTATTCGACAACAGGACTTTCCATAACCGGATGCTAGTACGGGGGCGCGACCGAATCAAGCGGGGAAATATACTTGCCTTGGCTGCCGCTTGAACGCATACTAAGGCAGAATCAGTGATATACTCTCGCCACGGAGCAAGCCATGACCCAACAGCCCTTCAACGATTCCATCCTGAACGCCCTCATAGGCATAGCCCGCGCCGCTGAAGCCCGCAACGCCTTGACCGCAGAGCACTCCGAATGCGTGGCCCTGGTGGCGCACGGCATAGGCCGTGAACTTGGATTGACCGCCGGCGAAACCGAACGCCTCCTGCTCATGGGCAGGCTGCACAACATCGGACTGGTGGGCACACAGGATTCGATCCTGCTCAAGACGGACAAACTGACCCCGGAAGAATTCGAGCACATCAAGGGCCACACGACCCTCGGAGCCAGGCTGCTGGCCCCCATCCCGGAACTGACCGACGTGGCCGAGGTCTGCCTCAATCACCACGAGCGTTGGGACGGTTCAGGCTATCCCAACGGCATCGCCGGAGAGGACATCCCTCGATTCGCACGCCTCATCAGCGTGGCGGACACCTTCTGCGCCATCATCTCGGAACGCCCCCACCGCGACTCCCTGCCCCTTCCCGTAGCCGCCGACATCATCGAGGAGGAGCGCGGCACCCGGCTCTGCCCCGAGTGCGTGGACGGGTTCATGCTTTGGTACGAAAAGACCGGCGGCAAGATCGGGCGGCCGTAAAGGCGCAGCAGTTTATTTCAAGGAAATGAATCGGCTGAAATCCTCGACCAGGAATTCCTTCAAGTCGACCAACTCCGCCTCGGACATACGCGCGAACGCAAAGGCGAAAACCGGGTAGGCAGAATAATCAATCTTTCGCAATTCCAGAAGGTTGGAAAATATCGATTTGAATCCGTCGTAGTCGATTGACTCGATGGATTCTCGTTTTGTGCCTGGCGGAAGGTCGCCGATGACCATGACCGTGGCCGTGCCTTCCCGCTCTTCCAGGATGGCATCCCAGTCGGGCCGCAGGTTGCTGAAATAGCACTCGTAGGGATTGAAGCCCCAGGCGAAATGGGTCATGTCGGCCACGCACCAGCCCGCAAACCGCAGGGGGTTGGCCTCGATGGGCAGGATGTCGCCCGCTCCGGTCACGCGCACCTCGATGTGGGTGGCGAAATCGCGAAAACCGCATTCCCGGCCCACATCCCTGACGTATTCGGTGAAGGGCAGCAGCCATGTCTGGAGAATGCCGGTGGAGGTGTAGTAGAGGCGGTCGGAAATATCATCTTCGGACATGAAATGGTGGTGCAGGATATTGGTGATCACCGGGTCGCCGTCAGCGTCATAGTAAACGTCGATGGCATACTCCTCGCCTTCGATACCCTGTTCCACGATGAACTCGCCCGCATTGACCACCTCTTCCGGGTACTCGGCATTCAGGGCCGCGCGCTCCGCGCCGATGGCCCTGACCACCTCCGGCCACTGATCGACGCTGTCCACCAGGTGCACACCCAGACTGAAAAAACCACGCGTCGGTTTGACCACGAACGGACAGGGCATGGCCGAGATGTCCAGGTCCGCCAGTGCGTCAAAGGACGCCCGCATGAAGCGGTAGTCCGGGTGCAGTTCGGCCACGGTCTCGCGAAAGAGCGCCTTGTCCTTGCAGATGTCGATCTGCCGGGCCAGTTCCGGCCGACAGCCGCACTTGAAGACATGGGCCAGCGCGTTCTCGGAGTTGGCCAGCACCTTTTCCCCCGCGCCCAGGCGGGCGGCAAAATCACTCTCGTCGATGAAGTCCAGCTCGACACCGGCGGTCAGACTGCGGGCGCTGGGCGTATCCAGCACGGACTGGCCGAGGTCGCGGATGGTCTGCTTGAGAAACTCGGAAACGTAGGGCGCGTCGAGGAGAAACATTATTTCGCCTTGCCGGTCAGGCCATATTTTTTGAGCTTGTACTGAAGGTTGGACTTGGACAAACCGAGCATCTCGGCGGCCTTGACCTGCACGAAGTCGGTTCGGACCAAGGCCCGCTTGACAATGGCGCCCTCGATCTTGTCCATGGTATCGGCCAGATTGAGCTTGGTGGGCAAAAGATCCACAGCGGACTTGAACTGCGCCTCCTCGTCCTTGATCTCGGGCGGGAGGTCGTCGGCATCGATGAGGTCCGTTCGGGCCAGGACCGTGCACCGCTCCACCACGTTCTCCAGCTGGCGGACATTGCCCGGCCATTCGTAGGCGGTCAGGTAGTCCATGGCCGCAGAGGAGAAACCGGTGATCTCCATCTGGTTTTCCTTGTTGTACTTCTCCAGGAAATGGGCGGCCAGCAGGGGGATGTCCTCGCGCCGTTCGCGCAGGGGGGGCATGAAGATGGAGACCACGTTCAGGCGATAGAAGAGGTCTTCGCGGAATTCACCCTTGGTCACGGATTCCTGCAAATTCTTGTTGGTGGCGGCCACGATGCGGATATCCACGTCCAGGGTCTCGGTGCCGCCCACGCGTTCGATCTGATGTTCCTGGAGCACACGCAGCAGTTTGACCTGCAATTCCGGGGTCAGTTCACCTATCTCGTCCAGGAAGAGCGTCCCCTTGTTGGCCTGTTCGAAACGGCCCTTGCGCATGGCCGTGGCCCCGGTAAAAGAGCCTTTCTCGTGGCCGAAAAGTTCGGATTCAAGTACGCCGGAACTGAGTGCCATGCAGTTGACCGTGACAAAGGGTGCTTCGCGGCGGGGCGAGGAACTGTGGATGGAACGGGCGATAAGCTCCTTGCCGGTGCCGGACTCGCCCAGGATGAGGACCGTGGACTTGCTCGGCGCGGCGCGGTCCACCATGTCCAGGACCTGCTGCATACCCTTGCCCCTGGAAATGATGTTGTCCCTGGAATAAAGATTGCGGATCTCCCTTTTCAGGCGAATGTTCTCCTGCTGGGTGGCCGCATACTGCACGCCCTTGGAGATGGAGAGCAGCAGCTCCTCGTTGGCAAAAGGCTTGGTTATATAGTCGAAAGCCCCGATGCGCATGGCCTCCACGGCCGCCTCGATGGAGCCGAATGCGGTCATGATCAGCACCGGGATGTGCGGATAGGTCTTCTTGCAATGCTCCAGCACGTCCTGCCCTGTCATACCCGGCATCTTCATGTCGGTCAGGACCAGATCCACCTCGGAATCCTCCAGATAGGCAAGGCCCATCTCCGGGTCGGACAGGGTGGTGACCTGATACCCCTCGTCCTCCAGGATGGACTCCAGGATGAGCAGGTAGTTTTTTTCGTCGTCAAGAATAAGGATATTTGCAGGCATTCGGTCTCCGAATCAGGGTGTCTATTTTATACCAAGAGGCACGATAAACCAAGACGGACCGAAAACCAAGGGCCATGTTGAATCGATCCAAAACCGGCCTTTGAACGCTGGATTCTCGGCCCCGCACATGGTATGCTTTCCCCATGACCGCCGTAGACAAGAAAAAACTGCGCATGACGCTGCTTGATGCACGGGAACGACTCTCCCCGGACGCCGTGACTGAATCCAGCAGCATGATCATAGAACTCATCCGCACCCTGTTCGAATGGAAGAATGCGACTACGGCGCTTCTCTATTGGCCCATCAAGGGCGAGGTGGACCTGCGCCCCCTGGCCACGGAACTGTGGCAGCGAGACTGTTGCGTCCTGCTCCCCCGCTGCCGTCCGGGCGCGGACGGGGAAATGGACCTGGCCTGTGCCGCCTGTGAGGACGAACTGGTGCCCGGCCCTTTCTCCATAATGGAACCGGACGCACAGAAGTGCCCGCCGGTGCACGAATGCCGCCCGGTCATCGCCCTGATTCCGGGGGTGGGTTTTGACCGCAAAGGCAACAGGCTGGGCTTCGGCGGCGGCTATTACGACCGGCTGCTGGCTTCCGAGAAGATGCGCGACACTTTGAAAGTGGGCGTGGCCTATGACTTCCAGTTGGTGGAACACCTCCCCACCCAACCCTGGGACCAACCCATGGATGTGGTCTGTACGGAAAAGGAATTATGGCGGCCATAGCCTTTCTCCCCTTTCAGTTCGTGGACATCCCCCAGGTGGCCTGCGCCTTCACTTCGCGGCGCGGCGGCGCATCCGAACCGCCCCACGACTCGGCCAACATCTCCTTTGACGTGGGCGACGACCCCAAAGCCGTGACAATCAACCGACAGGCCGTGCATGAACGCATGCAACTGACCGGCTGGTGCGAGCTGAACCAGGTCCACGGCGACATCATCCATTTCGATCCTGCGCCGCACCCCCCCGAAGAGCACGCCTCCCTTGACGGCGACGGCATGGCAACAGCCACTCCCGGCCACGGTCTGGTGATCAAAACAGCGGACTGCCAGCCCATTCTCCTGGCCCACCGTTCGGGCAAATACGTGGCCGGGTTGCACGCAGGCTGGCGGGGCAACCGTTGCAATTTCCCCGGCTCAGGGGTGCGCAACTTCTGCACCCATTACAACCTCAAGCCCGAAGACGTCTTTGCCGTGCGCGGCCCTTCCCTCAGCCCTGCCGCCGCCCAGTTCGTCAACTTCGACAAAGACTTCGGCCCCGGATTCCGTGCTTATTTCGACTCCACCACCAAGACCGTGGACCTGTGGCGACTCACCCGCGACCAGCTCATGAACGCAGGCGTGCCGGAAAAGCAGATCTTCGGCATGAACCTCTGCACCATGGGTATGGACGACACCTTTTTCTCCTACAGAAAGGCGTGTGCCAGCCCGATCAAGGATACGGGAAGGCAGTGCGGGATTATCTGGATACGGAAGTAGGCAAGACTTTTCCGGGAACATCGGCTACACACTCCCCATGAGCATGCTTGTCAAATTGATCCTCATCCTCGGCCTGGTCTTTTTGATCGTCGGCCAGTTCACCCGGTCCAAGGTCCAGCGGGCGCAGCGGCGCGACAAGCTGACCAATATCCTGCTGGTCATCGTCATCGTCATGCTCGGGCTGTCCATTCTGTCCAACTTCGTGACCAGGTAACACCGTGGCCCGACCAGCGTATCCGCATATCCCCTGGCACTCCCCCGCCGATGGGGGAAACGGCCCGCGCGTACTGGGCATCAACCCGTGGATACTCGACTTTGCGGCCTTCAATGTCTGGTCGCGGCCCGTAGGTCTGCTCGCCTGTCTGGACATGGTGCGCAAGGCCGGCGCGTCCATCGCCCTGATGGACTGCCTGGACCCGACATGGTCCGGCATCAGTTGGTCCAAGCCCGGCAAATACGGAACCGGCCATTACCCCAAGGAAACGATAAAGACGCCCGCACCGCTCAACTTCATGGACCGGCGCTACTCCCGCTACGGCCTGCCGCGCGATGTTGTCATCAAGGCATTGGCCGCCCTCGACC
This region of Pseudodesulfovibrio sp. S3 genomic DNA includes:
- a CDS encoding HD domain-containing phosphohydrolase; protein product: MTQQPFNDSILNALIGIARAAEARNALTAEHSECVALVAHGIGRELGLTAGETERLLLMGRLHNIGLVGTQDSILLKTDKLTPEEFEHIKGHTTLGARLLAPIPELTDVAEVCLNHHERWDGSGYPNGIAGEDIPRFARLISVADTFCAIISERPHRDSLPLPVAADIIEEERGTRLCPECVDGFMLWYEKTGGKIGRP
- a CDS encoding polyphenol oxidase family protein; the encoded protein is MAAIAFLPFQFVDIPQVACAFTSRRGGASEPPHDSANISFDVGDDPKAVTINRQAVHERMQLTGWCELNQVHGDIIHFDPAPHPPEEHASLDGDGMATATPGHGLVIKTADCQPILLAHRSGKYVAGLHAGWRGNRCNFPGSGVRNFCTHYNLKPEDVFAVRGPSLSPAAAQFVNFDKDFGPGFRAYFDSTTKTVDLWRLTRDQLMNAGVPEKQIFGMNLCTMGMDDTFFSYRKACASPIKDTGRQCGIIWIRK
- a CDS encoding ATP-grasp domain-containing protein; this encodes MFLLDAPYVSEFLKQTIRDLGQSVLDTPSARSLTAGVELDFIDESDFAARLGAGEKVLANSENALAHVFKCGCRPELARQIDICKDKALFRETVAELHPDYRFMRASFDALADLDISAMPCPFVVKPTRGFFSLGVHLVDSVDQWPEVVRAIGAERAALNAEYPEEVVNAGEFIVEQGIEGEEYAIDVYYDADGDPVITNILHHHFMSEDDISDRLYYTSTGILQTWLLPFTEYVRDVGRECGFRDFATHIEVRVTGAGDILPIEANPLRFAGWCVADMTHFAWGFNPYECYFSNLRPDWDAILEEREGTATVMVIGDLPPGTKRESIESIDYDGFKSIFSNLLELRKIDYSAYPVFAFAFARMSEAELVDLKEFLVEDFSRFISLK
- a CDS encoding 5-formyltetrahydrofolate cyclo-ligase, with protein sequence MTAVDKKKLRMTLLDARERLSPDAVTESSSMIIELIRTLFEWKNATTALLYWPIKGEVDLRPLATELWQRDCCVLLPRCRPGADGEMDLACAACEDELVPGPFSIMEPDAQKCPPVHECRPVIALIPGVGFDRKGNRLGFGGGYYDRLLASEKMRDTLKVGVAYDFQLVEHLPTQPWDQPMDVVCTEKELWRP
- a CDS encoding sigma-54 dependent transcriptional regulator, with the translated sequence MPANILILDDEKNYLLILESILEDEGYQVTTLSDPEMGLAYLEDSEVDLVLTDMKMPGMTGQDVLEHCKKTYPHIPVLIMTAFGSIEAAVEAMRIGAFDYITKPFANEELLLSISKGVQYAATQQENIRLKREIRNLYSRDNIISRGKGMQQVLDMVDRAAPSKSTVLILGESGTGKELIARSIHSSSPRREAPFVTVNCMALSSGVLESELFGHEKGSFTGATAMRKGRFEQANKGTLFLDEIGELTPELQVKLLRVLQEHQIERVGGTETLDVDIRIVAATNKNLQESVTKGEFREDLFYRLNVVSIFMPPLRERREDIPLLAAHFLEKYNKENQMEITGFSSAAMDYLTAYEWPGNVRQLENVVERCTVLARTDLIDADDLPPEIKDEEAQFKSAVDLLPTKLNLADTMDKIEGAIVKRALVRTDFVQVKAAEMLGLSKSNLQYKLKKYGLTGKAK